In Cryptomeria japonica chromosome 10, Sugi_1.0, whole genome shotgun sequence, a genomic segment contains:
- the LOC131061722 gene encoding laccase-12-like, whose translation MFSNKTNRTYSNNLCSLFISKSNRASIILFKFYKLTFIKETPITRQCQRRNIITVNGQFPGPTLYVHRGDTLIVKTYNTAPHNATIHWHGVRQIRSGWADGPGYITQCPIQQGGNYTYRFTIVAKEGTLWWHAHVSWLRATVHGALVIYPQKGRSYPFPKPHAEIPIVLGQWWNSDPEAVEMQSILTGAAPNVSNGFTIDGQPGYLYPCSKSGTSKISVEQGRTYLLRIVNAAVNNHLFFKIASHNLTVVAVDACYTKPYTTDIMLISPGQTADVLLTADQPLAKYYIAAKAYTTQAIGSFDNTTTTAILSYVGSPSSATPSFPQLPEYNDTATVTEFNRALRSLASPEHPVNVPKTIDEELFITVGLGLFPCRTNLTTNCQGPNNTRLTASLNNVSLVLPDIAILQAYYFGVNGVFTTDFPSNPPVVFNYTGDDIPKSLWAPITGTKVYVLDYNSTVEVVFQGTNIFQPDDHPMHLHGYDFYIVGEGFGNYNAETDPLTFNLVDPPQRNTVGVPVTGWSAIRFKADNPGVWFMHCHFDDHVTWGLNMVFVVKNGPGYLASLEPPPNDLPRC comes from the exons ATGTTTTCCAACAAAACTAATAGAACCTATTCTAATAATTTGTGCAGTTtgttcatctccaaatctaatagaGCTagcatcatacttttcaagttttacaaacttactttt ATTAAGGAGACACCCATTACTAGGCAATGCCAGAGACGTAACATAATCACAGTGAACGGACAGTTTCCTGGTCCAACTCTGTATGTACACAGGGGCGACACTCTTATCGTCAAAACTTATAACACAGCCCCGCATAATGCCACAATCCACTG GCATGGAGTGAGACAGATTCGTTCGGGGTGGGCTGATGGACCTGGTTATATTACTCAATGCCCCATTCAACAAGGAGGCAATTATACATACAGATTCACCATTGTTGCAAAGGAAGGAACCTTGTGGTGGCATGCCCATGTCTCGTGGCTCCGTGCAACAGTTCATGGAGCACTGGTCATATATCCTCAGAAAGGCAGATCTTATCCCTTTCCTAAACCCCACGCTGAGATTCCTATCGTGCTAG GGCAATGGTGGAACAGTGATCCTGAAGCAGTCGAAATGCAATCAATTCTAACAGGAGCAGCACCTAATGTATCTAATGGATTTACCATCGATGGTCAGCCAGGATATCTCTATCCTTGTTCAAAATCAG GAACATCTAAAATCTCTGTGGAACAAGGAAGAACCTACCTTCTGCGTATTGTCAATGCTGCAGTAAATAATCACCTCTTTTTCAAGATAGCATCACACAATCTCACAGTGGTAGCTGTGGATGCCTGCTACACAAAGCCATACACAACAGACATAATGCTTATATCCCCTGGCCAGACTGCTGATGTTCTTCTCACAGCCGATCAACCATTAGCCAAATACTACATTGCTGCCAAAGCATACACAACTCAAGCTATTGGATCCTTTGATAACACCACAACAACTGCCATTCTTAGCTATGTGGGTTCTCCCTCATCTGCCACCCCATCCTTTCCGCAGCTTCCAGAATACAATGACACTGCCACTGTGACTGAATTCAACAGAGCATTACGAAGCCTAGCTTCGCCAGAGCACCCAGTGAACGTTCCCAAAACCATTGATGAGGAACTCTTCATAACTGTAGGGCTCGGCTTGTTTCCCTGTCGAACTAACCTAACCACGAACTGTCAAGGCCCTAATAACACCAGATTAACTGCTAGTCTGAACAATGTATCTCTTGTCCTGCCAGATATCGCTATCCTTCAAGCTTATTATTTTGGTGTTAATGGCGTCTTTACCACTGACTTTCCTTCAAATCCCCCAGTTGTGTTTAACTATACAGGCGATGATATACCCAAAAGTCTTTGGGCGCCCATTACTGGTACAAAAGTTTATGTGCTAGATTATAATAGTACAGTTGAGGTGGTGTTCCAAGGAACGAATATCTTCCAACCTGATGACCATCCAATGCATCTTCATGGTTATGACTTTTATATAGTGGGAGAGGGTTTTGGTAACTATAATGCCGAAACAGATCCACTTACATTCAATCTGGTCGATCCGCCACAACGAAATACTGTGGGAGTTCCTGTCACTGGATGGAGTGCTATCAGATTCAAAGCTGACAATCCAG GTGTTTGGTTCATGCATTGTCATTTTGATGATCATGTAACATGGGGACTGAATATGGTCTTTGTGGTGAAGAATGGGCCTGGCTATTTGGCAAGCTTAGAACCTCCTCCTAATGACCTCCCCAGATGTTAG